A single window of Hymenobacter sp. APR13 DNA harbors:
- a CDS encoding OstA-like protein gives MTFPKHIFLLWLALLPAFVLAQQRPAARPATAATPPKGSRIELLPGTQRLVGGTFNGVEIRKLIGNVSFRQGTTLLYCDSAYQYLERNALEAFSNVRIIQNDTITITGNRGTYDGDTRKARITGNVTMRDPRMTLTTQALDYDLNRNLAYYSTGGHLVDPENTLDSRFGYYNTASKVFSFKRDVKLVTKDNVIDTDTLQYNTISKIATFLGPTRIKGQQGTLYAENGTYNTITRVSNFQKNAKIETPNYLLGGDRLVYDEARQYGVATGHVSMTSKKDNLVIRGDVGRYWRTRGRTKVYGAPVMRNISGKDTLYLAADTLISQEGRPPLNAAGVLYAYPKAKIFRPDLQGRADSLTYDRQDSIIYLNKNPILWNEKNQLTADSMQIRQRNGKLDQMRLYANSFIIGQDTLLNYNQVKGRNMVAYFQANSIKKVDVLGNAESLYYALEGDTAVSGMNKAVSSTMALRFGEGKLQTISFLTNPDASFIPPHELKPEDEKLKDFRWRPTERPTRRMVLGKHFAVPVKAKAKPKAKTPAKASAKPKTTKAPVTPAAPARPVPARK, from the coding sequence ATGACCTTTCCCAAGCATATTTTTCTGTTGTGGCTGGCGCTGCTGCCCGCCTTTGTCCTGGCCCAGCAGCGGCCCGCTGCCCGGCCGGCTACGGCTGCCACGCCGCCCAAAGGCTCGCGCATCGAGCTGCTGCCCGGCACCCAGCGGCTGGTGGGTGGCACCTTCAACGGCGTCGAGATTCGCAAGCTGATTGGCAACGTGAGCTTCCGGCAGGGCACCACGCTGCTCTACTGCGACTCGGCCTACCAATATCTGGAGCGCAACGCCTTGGAGGCGTTCAGCAACGTGCGCATTATCCAGAACGACACCATCACCATCACCGGCAACCGGGGCACCTACGACGGCGACACCCGCAAGGCCCGCATCACCGGCAACGTGACCATGCGCGACCCGCGCATGACGCTCACCACCCAGGCCCTCGACTACGACCTGAACCGCAACCTGGCCTACTACAGCACCGGAGGCCACCTCGTCGACCCCGAAAACACGCTCGATAGCCGCTTTGGCTACTACAACACGGCCAGCAAGGTGTTCAGCTTCAAGCGCGACGTGAAGCTGGTGACCAAGGACAACGTCATCGACACCGACACGCTGCAGTACAACACCATCTCGAAGATTGCCACCTTCCTCGGGCCCACCCGCATCAAGGGGCAGCAGGGCACGCTCTACGCCGAAAACGGTACCTACAACACCATCACGCGGGTTTCCAACTTCCAGAAGAACGCCAAGATCGAGACGCCCAACTACCTGCTGGGCGGCGACCGGCTGGTGTACGACGAGGCCCGGCAGTACGGCGTGGCCACCGGCCACGTCTCCATGACCAGCAAGAAAGACAACCTCGTGATTCGGGGCGACGTGGGGCGCTACTGGCGCACGCGGGGCCGCACCAAGGTGTACGGCGCCCCGGTGATGCGCAACATCTCCGGCAAAGACACGCTCTACCTCGCCGCCGATACGCTCATCAGCCAGGAAGGCCGCCCGCCGCTGAACGCCGCCGGCGTGCTCTACGCTTACCCCAAAGCCAAGATCTTCCGTCCCGATTTGCAGGGCCGCGCCGACTCGCTCACCTACGACCGGCAGGATTCCATCATCTACCTCAACAAGAACCCGATTCTCTGGAACGAGAAAAACCAGCTCACCGCCGACAGCATGCAGATCCGGCAGCGCAATGGCAAGCTGGACCAGATGCGCCTGTATGCCAACTCGTTTATCATCGGGCAGGACACGCTGCTGAACTACAACCAGGTGAAGGGCCGCAACATGGTGGCCTATTTCCAGGCCAACTCCATAAAAAAAGTGGACGTGCTTGGCAACGCCGAGAGCCTCTACTATGCTCTTGAGGGCGACACTGCGGTGAGTGGCATGAACAAAGCCGTGTCCTCGACCATGGCTTTGCGCTTTGGGGAGGGCAAGCTGCAGACCATCAGCTTCCTCACCAACCCCGATGCCAGCTTTATTCCGCCCCATGAACTCAAGCCCGAAGATGAGAAGCTGAAAGACTTCCGCTGGCGCCCCACGGAACGCCCTACCCGCCGCATGGTGTTGGGCAAGCACTTCGCCGTGCCGGTGAAAGCCAAGGCCAAGCCGAAAGCCAAAACGCCCGCCAAAGCCAGCGCCAAACCCAAAACCACCAAGGCGCCGGTGACGCCGGCCGCGCCGGCCCGCCCGGTTCCGGCCCGGAAGTAG
- a CDS encoding glycerophosphodiester phosphodiesterase, which translates to MPVFFTARLRPVLRRAGLGLALLLPAACTTDPVLPADYRPLVIGHAGSAFLTPIMPFNPLPPNSAASLQQALDRGADGLEVDVQLSQDSVLMLYHDAKLESLTAGTGCISEKPAAELLQLPYRAGLPYDWFHNEKLQTLESLLSRTQGQHPYLHFDLHHADACRPDDAYWRAPVLARALGRLLRRYPWPPERLLILTTHQPTLALLRRELPGVPLGLEITDNFAAGLQNAKAEKVQAVVLSKDLVSLENTRQAHAAGLQVVTFGGRSSGTVKRLLGTLPDAIETDNVPAMRGMIPPQFTL; encoded by the coding sequence ATGCCTGTTTTCTTCACTGCCCGGCTGCGCCCTGTGCTGCGCCGCGCCGGCCTGGGCCTGGCCCTGCTGCTGCCCGCCGCCTGCACCACCGACCCCGTGCTGCCCGCCGATTACCGCCCGCTGGTTATCGGGCACGCCGGCTCGGCGTTCCTGACGCCCATCATGCCCTTCAACCCGCTGCCGCCCAACAGCGCCGCCAGTTTGCAGCAGGCCCTGGACCGCGGCGCCGACGGCCTAGAAGTGGACGTGCAGCTCAGCCAGGACAGTGTGCTGATGCTCTACCACGATGCCAAGCTGGAGTCGTTGACGGCCGGCACCGGGTGCATCAGCGAGAAGCCGGCCGCGGAGCTGCTGCAGCTGCCCTACCGCGCCGGCCTGCCCTACGACTGGTTCCACAATGAGAAGCTGCAGACCCTGGAAAGCCTGCTCAGCCGCACCCAGGGCCAGCATCCCTACCTGCACTTCGACCTGCACCACGCCGACGCCTGCCGCCCCGACGATGCCTACTGGCGCGCGCCGGTGCTGGCCCGCGCCCTGGGCCGCCTGCTGCGACGCTACCCCTGGCCGCCGGAGCGCCTGCTTATATTGACCACCCACCAGCCCACGCTGGCTTTGCTGCGCCGCGAGCTGCCGGGCGTGCCCCTGGGCCTGGAAATCACCGACAACTTTGCCGCCGGCCTGCAAAACGCCAAAGCCGAGAAGGTGCAGGCCGTGGTGCTGAGCAAAGACCTCGTGAGTCTGGAAAACACCCGTCAGGCCCACGCCGCCGGCCTGCAGGTGGTCACGTTCGGGGGGCGCTCGAGTGGCACCGTCAAGCGCCTGCTCGGCACCCTGCCCGACGCCATCGAAACCGACAACGTGCCCGCCATGCGCGGCATGATTCCGCCGCAGTTTACTTTATAG
- the tilS gene encoding tRNA lysidine(34) synthetase TilS, producing MLDQVRRYIQEHALFTLETDTLLVAVSGGQDSVVLADVLHQLGAQFAIAHCHFGLRADEADADEQFVRKLAKKYEVPYFVEFFQTKAFAEQEGISTQMAARALRYEWFERIRQTQGYAYVATAHHQRDAAETMLLNLTHGTGLAGLHGIPPKNGHIVRPLLGVAKPELFEYLVENQLMWREDASNDSPVYQRNRLRQEVLPVLRDINPSLDQTLQFTAERVGGAEEIVRRYVQDTAAEAQRTETDATYLDIRLLQKTAATTLVLHELLRLFGFSFPVVKDIVAAFPAEPGRRFESPTHRLVKDREQLVITPKNLTKFGTHQLQAGQEVLKIDGLHLRLELQEVTEGFEVPRGKAVAALDADALKFPLIVRPWQEGDWFMPIGMKGKKKLSDFLIDQKVPLNLKDNVQVLCSGDGKIAWVIGFRPDERFRVNDDTERVLVVKRM from the coding sequence ATGCTCGACCAGGTCCGCCGCTACATCCAGGAACACGCGCTTTTCACCCTCGAAACCGACACGCTGCTGGTGGCCGTGAGCGGCGGGCAGGACTCGGTGGTGCTGGCCGACGTGCTGCACCAACTGGGGGCGCAGTTTGCCATTGCCCACTGCCACTTCGGCCTGCGCGCCGACGAGGCCGATGCCGACGAGCAGTTTGTGCGCAAGCTGGCCAAGAAGTACGAGGTGCCCTATTTCGTGGAGTTCTTCCAGACCAAGGCCTTTGCCGAGCAGGAAGGCATTTCGACGCAGATGGCGGCCCGGGCGCTGCGCTACGAGTGGTTTGAGCGAATCCGCCAGACGCAGGGCTACGCCTACGTGGCCACCGCCCACCACCAGCGCGACGCCGCCGAAACCATGCTGCTCAACCTCACCCACGGCACCGGCCTGGCCGGTTTGCACGGCATCCCGCCCAAAAACGGCCACATCGTGCGGCCGCTGCTGGGCGTGGCCAAGCCTGAGCTGTTTGAGTATCTGGTGGAAAACCAGCTGATGTGGCGCGAAGACGCCTCCAACGACAGCCCCGTGTACCAGCGCAACCGCCTGCGCCAGGAGGTGCTGCCCGTGCTGCGCGACATCAACCCCAGCCTCGACCAGACGCTGCAGTTCACGGCCGAGCGGGTGGGCGGGGCCGAGGAAATCGTGCGCCGCTACGTGCAGGACACCGCCGCCGAGGCCCAGCGCACCGAAACCGACGCCACGTACCTCGACATCCGGCTGCTGCAGAAAACGGCCGCCACCACGCTGGTGCTGCACGAGCTGCTGCGGCTGTTCGGGTTCAGCTTTCCGGTGGTGAAGGACATTGTGGCCGCCTTCCCGGCCGAGCCCGGCCGCCGCTTCGAGTCGCCGACGCACCGGCTGGTGAAGGACCGCGAGCAGCTGGTTATCACCCCGAAGAACCTCACCAAATTCGGCACGCACCAGCTGCAGGCCGGCCAGGAAGTGCTGAAGATTGACGGGCTGCACCTGCGCCTGGAGCTGCAGGAAGTAACCGAAGGCTTTGAGGTGCCGCGCGGCAAAGCCGTAGCCGCGCTGGATGCCGATGCGCTGAAATTCCCGCTCATCGTGCGGCCCTGGCAGGAAGGCGACTGGTTTATGCCCATCGGCATGAAAGGCAAAAAGAAGCTCTCCGACTTCCTCATCGACCAGAAAGTGCCCCTCAACCTCAAAGACAACGTGCAGGTGCTCTGCTCCGGCGACGGCAAAATCGCCTGGGTCATCGGCTTCCGCCCCGACGAGCGGTTTCGCGTGAACGACGACACCGAGCGGGTGCTGGTGGTGAAACGGATGTAG
- the mdh gene encoding malate dehydrogenase: protein MKVTVVGAGNVGATCADVLATREIANEIVLVDIKEGFAEGKALDIWQKAPIIGYDSRTVGVTSDYARTADSDVVVITSGLPRKPGMTRDDLISTNAGIVKSVTEQVVKYSPNAIIIIVSNPLDVMTYQAHLTSGLPRNKVFGMAGILDTARYRAFLAEALNVSPKDIQAVLMGGHGDTMVPLPRYTTVGGIPVTELIGKEELDAIVARTTNGGGELVKLMGTSAWYAPGAAAAQMVEAIVRDQRRVFPVCIKLEGEYGIDGVYLGAPVILGKNGIEKVIELQLNDEEKALLETSRGHVKEVMDALDNMSKASA from the coding sequence ATGAAAGTTACCGTAGTTGGGGCTGGCAACGTGGGCGCAACCTGCGCCGACGTATTGGCCACCCGCGAAATTGCCAACGAAATCGTACTGGTTGACATCAAGGAAGGCTTCGCCGAAGGCAAGGCCCTCGACATCTGGCAGAAAGCACCCATCATCGGCTACGACTCGCGCACCGTGGGCGTGACCAGCGACTACGCCCGCACGGCCGATTCCGACGTGGTGGTGATTACCTCCGGCCTGCCCCGCAAGCCCGGCATGACCCGCGACGACCTGATTTCGACCAACGCCGGTATCGTGAAATCGGTGACCGAGCAGGTGGTGAAATACTCGCCCAACGCCATCATCATCATCGTGAGCAACCCGCTCGACGTGATGACCTACCAGGCCCACCTCACCTCTGGCCTGCCCCGCAACAAGGTGTTCGGCATGGCTGGCATCCTCGACACGGCCCGCTACCGCGCTTTCCTGGCTGAGGCCCTGAACGTGAGCCCCAAAGACATTCAGGCGGTGCTCATGGGTGGCCACGGCGACACCATGGTGCCCCTGCCCCGCTACACCACCGTAGGCGGCATCCCCGTAACCGAGCTGATCGGCAAAGAGGAGTTGGACGCCATTGTGGCCCGCACCACCAACGGTGGCGGCGAGCTGGTGAAGCTGATGGGTACTTCGGCCTGGTACGCGCCCGGCGCGGCTGCCGCTCAGATGGTAGAGGCCATCGTGCGCGACCAGCGTCGCGTGTTCCCGGTGTGCATCAAGCTGGAAGGCGAGTATGGCATCGACGGCGTGTACCTGGGTGCTCCGGTTATCCTGGGCAAAAACGGCATCGAGAAAGTAATCGAGCTGCAGCTCAACGACGAAGAAAAAGCGCTGCTGGAAACCTCGCGTGGCCACGTGAAAGAAGTAATGGACGCGCTGGACAACATGAGCAAGGCTTCGGCCTAA
- a CDS encoding aspartyl protease family protein translates to MKALFLSFWLLLAGTTATLAQQTPTGIRPLDQLVAAINTKSVEPLQPFLGSETRVGSLPATYTPQLLAQLIPGFGPVENVRLVRQAPEGANIRYVCAFTRQGTEKEYDFLLSAEGKFLELNLAKASVKKIATATTTLDLTTPPAVTVPMRLMDGLIVVEAEVDGRRGNFLLDSGAPALMLNQREFAPNPGETTATAGGMRGVNGSMGSYSYHTTQSFDWAGIRFQNREVPTLDLTSLEQRLKGLKLLGLIGYNLLDQYALTLDYRAAQVQLRKPDPAPTGPAPTGPAPLLSVPFTLRGHLPILEATAAGQTWQLALDSGAQYNLLDQQYAPAFQKTLRKKENVTLQGADNLSRTVVSGQVPELQVGGKLAFRNQSTVFTDISHLNSKPGQVPVQGLVGYPFLSQYRTTIDFVNKQVRFYSW, encoded by the coding sequence ATGAAAGCCCTCTTCCTGAGTTTCTGGCTGCTGCTAGCCGGCACCACCGCTACCCTAGCCCAGCAAACGCCCACCGGCATTCGGCCCCTCGACCAGCTGGTGGCGGCCATCAACACCAAATCGGTGGAGCCGCTGCAGCCGTTTCTGGGCAGCGAGACGCGGGTGGGAAGCCTGCCGGCCACCTACACCCCGCAGCTGCTGGCGCAGCTGATTCCCGGCTTTGGGCCCGTGGAAAACGTGCGGCTGGTACGCCAGGCTCCCGAAGGTGCCAACATTCGCTACGTGTGCGCGTTCACCCGCCAGGGCACGGAGAAGGAGTACGACTTTCTGTTGAGTGCCGAGGGGAAATTCCTGGAGCTGAACCTGGCCAAAGCCAGCGTGAAGAAGATTGCCACGGCCACCACCACCCTGGACCTGACCACGCCACCCGCCGTAACCGTGCCCATGCGCCTGATGGACGGCCTGATTGTGGTGGAAGCCGAGGTAGACGGCCGCCGCGGCAATTTCCTGCTCGACTCTGGCGCGCCGGCCCTGATGCTCAACCAGCGCGAGTTTGCCCCCAACCCCGGCGAAACCACCGCCACGGCCGGCGGTATGCGCGGCGTAAACGGCAGCATGGGCAGCTACTCTTACCACACCACCCAGAGCTTCGACTGGGCCGGCATCCGGTTCCAGAACCGCGAAGTGCCCACCCTGGACCTCACCAGCCTGGAGCAGCGGCTGAAGGGTTTGAAGCTGCTGGGCCTCATCGGCTACAACCTGCTCGACCAGTACGCCCTCACCCTCGACTACCGCGCCGCCCAGGTGCAGCTCCGCAAGCCCGACCCCGCCCCCACAGGCCCAGCCCCTACCGGCCCGGCGCCGCTGCTGAGCGTGCCCTTCACGCTGCGCGGCCACCTGCCGATACTGGAAGCCACCGCCGCCGGCCAGACCTGGCAGTTGGCCCTGGACTCCGGCGCCCAGTACAACCTGCTGGACCAGCAATACGCCCCCGCGTTCCAGAAAACGTTGCGTAAAAAGGAAAACGTCACGCTGCAGGGCGCCGACAACCTCTCGCGCACGGTGGTGAGCGGGCAGGTGCCAGAGCTGCAGGTGGGCGGCAAGCTGGCCTTCCGCAACCAGTCCACGGTGTTCACCGATATTTCCCACCTCAACAGCAAGCCCGGCCAGGTGCCGGTGCAGGGCCTCGTGGGCTACCCGTTCCTGAGCCAGTACCGCACCACCATCGACTTCGTGAACAAGCAGGTACGGTTTTATAGCTGGTAG
- a CDS encoding rhomboid family intramembrane serine protease, whose translation MSFLDDIRATLTRRDNALSQLLLINVLVFVVLLLIRVTLYLVTAGRLDITLVLEWLAVPSGPWTLLTRPWTLLTYAFVHTDFFHILFNLLNLYWFGSLVREYLGDRKLVSLYILGALAGAALYLLAYNFVPVFAGRPAMLYGASAGVTAIILGAATLLPDYTFSIIFLGPVRIKYIAAVVVIISIAGIDGGNPGGEIAHLGGALLGFLFIKQLQRGRDLGRPVQAIGDWVGGLLSGPRLRVTHRGGAAAAPAASGARKGTLPKPEQEDLDAILDKISRSGYESLSKDEKQRLFKASQK comes from the coding sequence ATGAGTTTCCTTGATGACATCCGCGCCACCCTCACCCGGCGCGACAATGCCCTGAGCCAGCTGCTGCTGATCAATGTGCTGGTGTTTGTAGTGCTGCTGCTGATCCGCGTCACGCTGTATCTGGTGACGGCGGGCCGCCTCGACATCACGCTGGTGCTGGAGTGGCTGGCGGTGCCCTCCGGCCCCTGGACGCTGCTTACCCGCCCCTGGACGCTGCTCACCTACGCCTTCGTCCACACCGATTTCTTCCACATCCTGTTCAACCTGCTGAATCTGTACTGGTTCGGCTCGCTGGTGCGTGAGTACCTCGGCGACCGGAAGCTGGTGAGCCTGTATATTCTGGGGGCGCTGGCCGGTGCCGCGCTGTATCTGCTGGCCTACAACTTCGTGCCGGTGTTTGCCGGCCGCCCGGCCATGCTCTATGGGGCCTCGGCGGGCGTCACGGCCATCATCCTGGGCGCCGCCACGCTGCTGCCCGACTACACGTTCAGCATTATTTTCCTGGGCCCGGTGCGCATCAAATACATTGCAGCCGTGGTGGTTATCATCAGCATTGCAGGCATTGATGGCGGCAACCCGGGCGGCGAAATTGCCCACCTGGGCGGCGCGCTGCTGGGCTTCCTGTTCATCAAGCAGCTGCAGCGCGGCCGCGACCTGGGCCGCCCCGTGCAGGCCATCGGCGACTGGGTGGGCGGCCTGCTCTCGGGCCCGCGCCTGCGCGTGACGCACCGCGGCGGCGCGGCAGCAGCTCCGGCCGCATCGGGCGCCCGCAAAGGCACCCTGCCCAAGCCCGAGCAGGAAGACCTCGATGCCATCCTTGACAAAATCTCCCGCTCCGGCTACGAAAGCCTTTCCAAAGACGAAAAACAGCGCCTGTTCAAGGCCAGCCAGAAATAG
- a CDS encoding rhomboid family intramembrane serine protease: MFRLTPTVRTLLIINVLVFFLQSQFGSQVTVLGALYPIGSVYFQPWQFLTYMFLHGSFAHLFSNMLGLVFIGASLEDVWGPKRFLTYWLICGVGAGMLYQGVRAYELHQMDTDRIAFQEAPSGVAFSNYFHNYLPEAGDSFSAVAAQMQRTPNDQGLIASATETIQAIYDRAINSPEAGMLGASGALFGVLFAFGFLFPQQSLIIFPIPIPIKAWLFVTLYTAYELYQGIHPVPGDNVAHFAHLGGMLIGFIVLKIWQRNGTHYG; this comes from the coding sequence ATGTTCCGACTTACTCCCACCGTTCGCACGCTGCTCATCATCAACGTGCTGGTGTTTTTTCTGCAAAGCCAGTTTGGGTCGCAGGTGACGGTGCTGGGCGCCCTTTACCCGATTGGGTCGGTGTACTTTCAGCCCTGGCAGTTCCTGACCTATATGTTTCTGCACGGCAGCTTCGCCCACCTGTTTTCCAACATGCTGGGCCTCGTATTCATCGGGGCCTCGCTGGAAGACGTGTGGGGTCCGAAACGGTTTCTGACGTATTGGCTGATCTGCGGCGTGGGCGCCGGCATGCTCTACCAAGGCGTGCGCGCCTACGAGCTGCACCAGATGGACACCGACCGGATTGCGTTCCAGGAAGCGCCGTCGGGCGTGGCCTTCTCCAACTACTTCCACAACTACCTGCCCGAAGCCGGCGACTCCTTCTCGGCGGTAGCCGCCCAGATGCAGCGCACGCCTAACGACCAAGGGCTGATTGCCTCCGCCACGGAAACCATTCAGGCCATCTACGACCGGGCCATCAACAGCCCGGAGGCCGGGATGCTGGGGGCGTCGGGGGCGCTGTTTGGGGTGCTGTTTGCGTTCGGGTTCCTGTTTCCGCAGCAGTCGCTCATCATCTTCCCGATTCCGATTCCCATCAAGGCCTGGCTGTTCGTGACGCTCTATACCGCCTACGAGCTCTACCAGGGCATCCACCCGGTACCCGGCGACAATGTGGCGCACTTCGCGCATTTGGGCGGAATGTTGATTGGCTTCATTGTGTTGAAAATCTGGCAGCGCAACGGCACGCACTACGGCTGA
- the mutL gene encoding DNA mismatch repair endonuclease MutL: protein MADIIQLLPEYLANQIAAGEVVQRPASAVKELLENAVDAGATQVQLIVKDAGKQLVQVVDNGSGMSATDARMSLERHATSKIRTTDDLFRIRTLGFRGEALASIAAVAQVELRTKQASQETGTLLLIEGSQITSQQPTACPDGTSISVKNLFFNVPARRNFLKSNAVEMRHILDEFQHIALANPQIAFTLFQNDLEVFNLPAGKLSQRIVSLLGNGYKEQLAACEEVTPFLSVKGFIGKPESAKKSRGDQFFFVNNRFIRSAYLNHAVLAAYEGLLPKDAHPFYVLFLDLDPKAIDINVHPTKTEIKFEDEKTVYAIVRAAVKQSLGLHNMAPSLDFDGDVNFAPIRPLRTPLGELPKSNFDPDDFRPDALASAASAAATPARDARPGSPARADSGYERQIPPRPTEQAKRDLEEFYKSLSKVNVPDVEREATAKGVPVPSAAALTAAAAAAPPLVSPALVVGATSAAVPAAPELPLREVPASSGNKVLQVHGQYLLVAVKSGLMLLDQAAARERILYEQYAHTLERETGASQTLLFPRTVTFTPQDFAILREVEDALRGLGFRFTDFGKHTIAVEGIPADVPARDEKELLEGLIEQFRTHAGPVKLDRREQMARALARRVATAASGARLSDTEMNTLVDKLFACQVPGYTPDGRRTLVLLELSQIQEFFRR, encoded by the coding sequence ATGGCCGACATAATTCAGCTGCTTCCCGAGTATCTGGCCAACCAGATTGCCGCCGGCGAAGTGGTGCAGCGGCCGGCTTCGGCCGTCAAAGAATTGCTCGAAAATGCCGTCGATGCCGGCGCCACCCAGGTGCAGCTCATCGTCAAGGACGCCGGCAAGCAGCTGGTGCAGGTGGTAGACAACGGCTCGGGCATGAGCGCCACCGACGCCCGCATGAGCCTGGAGCGCCACGCCACTTCCAAAATCCGCACCACCGACGACCTGTTCCGTATCCGCACCCTGGGCTTCCGGGGCGAGGCGCTGGCCTCCATTGCGGCCGTGGCCCAGGTGGAGTTGCGCACCAAGCAGGCCAGCCAGGAAACGGGCACGCTGCTGCTCATCGAAGGCTCCCAAATCACCAGCCAGCAGCCTACGGCCTGCCCCGACGGCACCAGCATCAGCGTCAAAAACCTGTTTTTCAACGTGCCGGCCCGGCGCAACTTCCTCAAGAGCAACGCCGTGGAAATGCGGCACATCCTCGACGAGTTCCAGCACATTGCCCTGGCCAACCCCCAGATTGCGTTTACGCTGTTCCAGAACGACCTGGAGGTGTTCAACCTGCCGGCCGGCAAGCTCAGCCAGCGCATCGTGAGCTTGCTCGGGAACGGCTACAAGGAGCAGCTGGCGGCCTGCGAGGAGGTGACGCCGTTTCTGAGCGTGAAGGGCTTCATCGGCAAGCCGGAATCGGCCAAGAAAAGCCGCGGCGACCAGTTCTTCTTCGTCAACAACCGCTTTATCCGCTCGGCCTACCTCAACCACGCCGTGCTGGCCGCCTACGAAGGCCTGCTGCCCAAAGACGCGCATCCGTTTTACGTGCTGTTTCTGGACCTCGACCCCAAGGCCATCGACATCAACGTGCACCCCACCAAGACGGAAATCAAGTTCGAGGACGAGAAAACCGTGTACGCCATTGTGCGCGCCGCCGTCAAGCAGAGCCTGGGGCTGCACAACATGGCGCCCTCGCTGGACTTTGATGGCGACGTGAACTTCGCGCCTATCCGGCCGCTGCGCACGCCGCTGGGCGAGCTGCCCAAAAGTAACTTCGACCCCGACGACTTCCGGCCCGACGCGCTGGCTTCGGCCGCCTCCGCCGCGGCCACGCCCGCCCGCGACGCCCGCCCCGGCAGCCCCGCCCGTGCCGACAGCGGCTACGAGCGCCAGATTCCGCCCCGGCCCACCGAGCAGGCCAAGCGCGACCTGGAGGAGTTCTACAAGAGCCTCAGCAAGGTGAACGTGCCCGACGTGGAGCGCGAAGCCACGGCCAAAGGCGTGCCCGTGCCCAGTGCCGCCGCCCTCACGGCCGCTGCTGCCGCTGCGCCGCCGTTGGTGTCGCCGGCGCTGGTGGTGGGGGCCACGTCGGCGGCGGTGCCGGCCGCGCCCGAGCTGCCGCTGCGCGAGGTGCCGGCCAGCTCCGGCAACAAGGTGCTGCAGGTGCACGGGCAGTATTTGCTGGTGGCCGTGAAGTCGGGGCTGATGCTGCTGGACCAGGCCGCCGCGCGGGAGCGAATCCTGTACGAGCAGTACGCCCACACGCTGGAGCGCGAAACCGGCGCCTCCCAGACGCTGCTGTTTCCGCGCACGGTCACGTTTACGCCCCAGGATTTTGCCATTCTGCGCGAGGTGGAAGACGCCCTGCGCGGCCTGGGCTTCCGGTTCACCGACTTCGGCAAGCATACTATTGCCGTGGAAGGCATCCCGGCCGACGTGCCGGCCCGCGACGAAAAGGAGCTGCTGGAAGGCCTCATCGAGCAGTTCCGGACCCACGCCGGCCCCGTGAAGCTGGACCGCCGCGAGCAGATGGCCCGCGCCCTGGCCCGCCGCGTGGCCACCGCCGCCTCGGGCGCCCGCCTCTCCGACACCGAAATGAACACGCTGGTCGATAAGCTGTTTGCCTGCCAAGTGCCCGGCTACACCCCCGACGGCCGCCGCACCCTCGTGCTACTGGAGCTCAGCCAGATTCAGGAGTTCTTCCGCCGCTGA